A genomic stretch from Candidatus Hydrogenisulfobacillus filiaventi includes:
- the yvcJ gene encoding GTPase possibly involved in regulator sRNA degradation (Evidence 2a : Function from experimental evidences in other organisms; PubMedId : 18334534, 19074378, 21179021, 21709426; Product type e : enzyme) produces MTARLVIITGLSGAGRTEALRAFEDMGYFSVDNLPPGLLPKFAELVHKSPEIKGAALVMDIRGGVFFGELRSALKGVAARGVPYVLVFLEAEEETLIRRYKQTRRRHPWEGEERLLSAIRRERRALAELRGEADVIIDTTTLSVAEFRRRLMARFALGEGDSPPAFRVHLVSFGFKYGLPKDADLVFDVRFLPNPFYLPQLRPLTGNDPPVRDYVLGNPLGRDTLERLGRLLEFLLPHYQREGKPQVTVAVGCTGGQHRSVVFANALAERVAAGGMAVSVDHRDLDRAEEE; encoded by the coding sequence ATGACGGCGCGGCTGGTCATCATCACCGGACTCTCGGGGGCCGGGCGCACGGAGGCGCTGCGGGCCTTCGAGGACATGGGCTATTTTTCGGTCGATAATCTCCCCCCCGGCCTGTTGCCCAAGTTTGCGGAACTGGTCCACAAAAGTCCTGAAATCAAAGGCGCGGCCCTGGTAATGGACATCCGGGGCGGGGTGTTCTTTGGGGAGCTGCGTTCGGCCTTGAAGGGAGTGGCAGCGCGGGGGGTGCCCTACGTGCTGGTCTTCCTGGAGGCCGAGGAGGAGACCCTCATCCGCCGCTACAAGCAGACGCGCCGGCGTCATCCCTGGGAGGGCGAGGAGCGCCTGCTGTCCGCCATCCGCCGCGAGCGGCGGGCGCTGGCCGAGCTGCGGGGGGAGGCTGACGTCATCATCGACACCACCACGCTCTCGGTAGCGGAATTCCGGCGCCGGCTCATGGCCCGCTTCGCGCTGGGGGAAGGGGACAGCCCGCCAGCCTTCCGGGTGCACCTGGTCTCCTTCGGATTCAAGTACGGGCTGCCCAAGGATGCCGACCTGGTGTTCGACGTGCGCTTCCTGCCCAATCCCTTCTACCTGCCTCAGCTGCGGCCCCTGACCGGCAACGACCCCCCGGTGCGGGACTACGTGCTCGGCAATCCCCTAGGGCGTGATACCCTGGAGAGGTTGGGGCGGCTGCTGGAATTCCTGCTCCCCCACTACCAGCGGGAAGGCAAGCCGCAGGTGACGGTGGCGGTAGGTTGCACCGGCGGTCAGCACCGCTCGGTGGTGTTCGCCAACGCCCTGGCCGAACGGGTGGCGGCGGGGGGGATGGCGGTCAGCGTCGATCACCGGGACCTGGACCGGGCGGAGGAGGAATAG